The Oncorhynchus masou masou isolate Uvic2021 chromosome 2, UVic_Omas_1.1, whole genome shotgun sequence genomic sequence gtcctccagtacccccagcagCCCAACTCCATGCCTCCAGCACCCCCAGCAGCCCAACTCCATGtctccagaacccccaacagcccaatgTCAGTCCTCCACTACCCCTAACAGCCCAAATCCAGTCCTCCACTACCCCTAAcggcccaactccagtcccccagcaGCCCAAATCCAGAACTCCAGTacacccaacagcccaactccagaactccagtacacccaacagcccaactccagaactccagtacacccaacagcccaactccagaactccagtacccccaacagtccAACTCCAGAattccagtacccccaacagcccaactccagaactccagtacccccaacagctcAACACCAGTTCTCCAGAACCCCCAAcatcccaactccagtcctccagatcccaaacagcccaactccagtcctccagatcccccaacagcccaactccagtcctccagaacccccaacagcccaactccagtcctccagtacccccaacagcccaacaccAGTTCTCCAGAACCCCCAAcatcccaactccagtcctccagatcccaaacagcccaactccagtcctccagatcccccaacagcccaactccagtcctccagaacccccaacagcccaactccagtcctccagtaccccctgCAGCCCAAATCCAGAACTCCAGTACCcctaacagcccaactccagtcctccagaaaCCCACACAGTCCATccttggtcctccagtacccccaacagcccaactccagagCTCCAGAACCCCCAACATCACAACTCCAgaactccagtacccccagcagcccaactccagaactccagtacccccagcagcccaactccagtcctccagtacccccagcagcccaactccagaactccagtaccccaacagcccaactccagaactccagtacccccaacagcccaactccagaactccagtacccccaacagcccaactccagtcctccagtacccccagcagtccaactccagaactccagtaccccaacagcccaactccagaactccagtacccccaacagcccaactccagaactccagtacccccagcagcccaactccagtacccccagcagcccaactccagaactccagtacccccagcagcccaactccagtcctccagtacccccagcagcccaactccagtcctccagtacccccagcagcccaactccagaactccagtacccccaacagtccAACTCCAGAattccagtacccccaacagcccaactccagaactccagtacccccaacagcacaactccagaactccagtacccccagcagcccaactccagaactccagtacccccagcaGCCCAActtcagtcctccagtacccccagcagCCCAACTcctgtcctccagtacccccagcagcccaactccagaactccagtacccccaacagtccAACTCCAGAattccagtacccccaacagcccaactccagaacCCCCAACAACCCAACTCTagtcctccagaacccccaacagcccaactccagaactccagtacccccaacagcccaactccagtagccccaacagcccaactccagaactccagtacccccaacagcccaactccagtcctccactacccccaacagcccaactccagaactccagtacccccaacagcccaactccagtacccccagcagcccaactccagaactccagtacccccagcagcccaactccagaactccagtacccccagcagccaaactccagtcctccagtacccccagcagcccaactccagtcctccagtacccccagcagcccaactccagaactccagtacccccagcagcccaactccagaactccagtacccccaacagtccAACTCCAGAattccagtacccccaacagcccaactccagaacTCCACTACCCCCAACAGCACAACTCCAGAACTCCAGTACCCCAAGCAGCCCAACTCCAGAACTCCAGTAACCCcagcagcccaactccagtcctccagtacccccagcagCCCAACTcctgtcctccagtacccccagcagcccaactccagaactccagtacccccaacagtccAACTCCAGAATTCCAGtaaccccaacagcccaactccagaactccagaacccccaacagcccaactctagtcctccagaacccccaacagcagaactccagtacccccaacagcccaactccagtagctccaacagcccaactccagaactccagtacccccaacagcccaactccagaacTCCAGGTTGGGATTACTAACGTGGCAGGTTGGGATTACTAACGTGGCAGGTTGGGATTACTAACGTGGCAGGTTGGGATTACTAACGTGGCAGGTTGGGATTACTAACGTGGCAGGTTGTGAGACTGAGGTTAAGGTTTTGCAGCAGGGTTAAgtttagctaaaatgctacattTGTCAACAACTGTTATCCCCGACGTGACAACTATATGGAACTGTAATAGTAGCTACAATGGGACAAaccatcccctctcctcatcctctcctcatcttctcctCCCAACCCCTCATCCCcaactcccctctcctcatcttctcctcccttcccatCCCCACATCCTcaactcccctctcctcatctgcgagttgcctctcctcccctctgttcctcctcatcctctattctcctcacttaacctctcctcttctgtcctgttGTCTCCCGTCCTATCTCCACTtattctcttccccctctatcctctccccatccctcactTTTTTCatcattctctccttctcctcatccTGCTCATCCAAAAATATACACGTGATTAAAAATGCATGacgaggggagaaagagaaaccaTTTAAATAATGGTTGAGATAGAGCCACTTCcacatctgtccctaaaggtatatctcttctacatctgtccctaaaggtatatctcttctacatctgtccctaaaggattaaacacttctacatctgtccctaaaggtatatctcttctacatctgtccctaaaggtatatctcttctacatctgtccctaaaggtatatctcttctacatctgtccctaaaggattaaacacttctacatctgtccctaaaggtatatcacttctatatctgtccctaaaggtataacacttctacatctgtccctaaaggtttaaacacttctacatctgtccctaaaggtatatctcttctacatctgtccctaaaggtatatcacttctacatctgtccctaaaggtatatctcttctacatctgtccctaaaggtatatCTCTTCTACATCTGTGCCTAAAGGTATATctcttctacatctgtccctaaaggtatatCTCTTCCACATCTGTCCCTAAATGTATATctcttctacatctgtccctaaatGTATATcacttctacatctgtccctaaaggtataaacacttctatatctgtccctaaaggtataaacacttctacatctgtccctaaaggtatatctcttctacatctgtccctaaaggtataacacttctacatctgtccctaaaggtataacacttctatatctgtccctaaagaattaaacacttctacatctgtccctaaaggtatatctcttctacatctgtccctaaaggtataaacacttctacatctgtccctaaaggtataaACACTTCcacatctgtccctaaaggtatatctcttctacatctgtccctaaaggtataacacttctacatctgtccctaaaggtataaaacttctatatctgtccctaaaggattaaacacttctacatctgtccctaaaggtataacacttctacatctgtccctaaatGTATATctcttctacatctgtccctaaaggtataacacttctacatctgtccctaaaggtataacacttctatatctgtccctaaaggtataacacttctatatctgtccctaaaggtataaacacttctacatctgtccctaaaggtataacacttctacatctgtccctaaaggtataacacttctatatctgtccctaaaggtataacacttctacatctgtccctaaaggtataacacttctacatctgtccctaaaggtatatctcttctacatctgtccctaaaggtataacacttctacatctgtccctaaaggtataacacttctacatctgtccctaaaggtatatctcttctacatctgtccctaaaggtataaacacttctacatctgtccctaaaggtataacacttctacatctgtccctaaaggtatatctcttctacatctgtccctaaaggtataaacacttctacatctgtccctaaaggtataacacttctacatctgtccctaaaggtataacacttctacatctgtccctaaaggtataacacttctacatctgtccctaaaggtataacacttctacatctgtccctaaaggtataacacttctacatctgtccctaaaggtataacacttctacatctgtcgctaaaggtataacacttctacatctgtccctaaaggtataacacttctacatctgtccctaaaggtataacacttctacatctgtccctaaaggtataacacttctacatctgtccctaaagttatatctcttctacatctgtccctaaaggtataaacacttctacatctgtccctaaaggtataacacttctacatatgtccctaaaggtatatcttttctacatctgtccctaaaggtataaacacttctacatctgtccctaaaggtataacacttctacatctgtccctaaaggtataacacttctacatctgtccctaaaggtataacacttctacatctgtccctaaaggtataaacacttctacatctgtccctaaaggtataacacttctacatctgtccctaaaggtataacacttctacatctgtccctaaaggtataacacttctacatctgtccctaaaggtataacacttctacatctgtccctaaaggtataacacttctacatctgtccctaaaggtataacacttctacatctgtccctaaagttatatctcttctacatctgtccctaaaggtataaacacttctacatctgtccctaaaggtataacacttctacatctgtccctaaaggtatatctcttctacatctgtccctaaaggtataaacacttctacatctgtccctaaaggtataacacttctacatctgtccctaaaggtataacacttctacatctgtccctaaaggtataacacttctacatctgtccctaaaggtataaacacttctacatctgtccctaaaggtataacacttctacatctgtccctaaaggtataacacttctacatctgtccctaaaggtataacacttctacatctgtccctaaaggtataacacttctacatctgtccctaaaggtataacACTTCTGCACTAAGCTAAAGGCTAACATCtgtactgagctaaaggctaacaTCTGCACtgaactacatttacatttactgcAGCTCGTGACTGGGTCTCTCAGTGCAGATGTTggtctttagctcagtgcagatgttagcttttagctcagtgcagatgttagCCTTTAGCTTAGTGCAGATGTTGGcctagctcagtgcagatgttagCCTTTAGCTTAGTGCAGATGTTGGcctagctcagtgcagatgttagcttttagctcagtgcagatgttagCCTTTAGCTTAGTGCAGATGTTGGcctagctcagtgcagatgttagCCTTTAGTTTAGTGCAGATGTTAGCTTTTAGTTCAGTGCAGATGTTAGCTTTTAGTTCAGGTGGCTTGTCCTTGTTGAATGTCACCTCTTCCGCACTCACTGTACGGAATTCAAAATGACAACGCCCGTCAGAGTGTTTGTTGTTCTCAGCCAATCAGATGCTCTCATTCTACTTCATTGTGTTTCATTATCCTCGTACTACGCTTGTGTAAAGGACATCACGCTGCTTGCTTTGCGATGAAGCACTTCCTTCTGATTCGGATCACATCGAAGCTCGATACCAGGACCTCTGCCTTGCTAGCCAGTTAAATGTAACTACATGTCAACCGAAAATGTAATCTAGGTCTTCTCCAAAAAGTTATTATTTAATTTATCACGCATACTCCAAGAAAGGTTAGAACCTCACCTTTCTGATagaatctcacctttctggtagaatctcacctttctggtagAAATATGTagaatctcacctttctggtagAAATAGATagaatctcacctttctggtagAAATAGATagaatctcacctttctggtagAAATAGATTGCTGAGGTGTAGTCTCTTTCAGGACACAAGCTGAAGTGCACAGTacaaatataataaataaaataaactataCAAATATGAAATGTTTTATATGATGGATTTGCATTCAACAAAACCATCTGAATAAGGCTTGAAATGATtctagatatacagtgccttgcgaaagtattctgcccccttgaactttgcgaccttttgccacatttcaggcttcaaacataaagatataaaactgtatttttttattaagtattaacttaagggggctgaataattttgcacgcccaatttttcagtttttgatttgttaaaaaagtttgaaatatccaataaatgtcgttccacttcatgattgtgtcccacttgttgttgattcttcacaaaaaaatacagttttatatctttatgtttgaagcctgaaatgtggcaaaaggtcacaaagttcaagggggcagaatactttcgcaaggcactgtataatataTGTAATCCATGATAACACCATGAACCATATGAAATGACTGATTCTAgatatataatacagtatgtgctgttagtggtgatgtaggattccaggcatatgtgttgttagtggtgatgtaggattccaggcatatgtgctgttagtggtgatgtatgattccaggcatatgtgctgttagtggtgatgtaggattccaggcatatgtgttgttagtggtgatgtaggattccaggcatatgtgttgttagtggtgatgtaggattccaggcatatgtgttgttagtggtgatgtaggattccaggcatatgtgctgttagtggtgatgtagggttccaggcatatgtgttgttagtggtgatgtaggattccaggcatatgtgttgttagtggtgatgtaggattccaggcatatgtgttgttagtggtgatgtaggattccaggcatatgtgctgttagtggtgatgtaggattccaggcatatgtgttgttagtggtgatgtaggattccaggcatatgtgctgttagtggtgatgtaggattccaggcatatgtgttgttagtggtgatgtaggattccaggcatatgtgctgttagtggtgatgtaggattccaggcatatgtgttgttagtggtgatgtaggattccaggcatatgtgttgttagtggtgatgtaggattccaggcatatgtgttgttagtggtgatgtggtgatgtagGATTCCAGGCATATGTGCTGTTAGTGGTGATGTAGGATTCCAGGCATATGTATTGTTAGTGGTGATGTAGGATTCAACCAGGGTTTGATGGACAGTCGGACAAACGAATGAAAATGTTAGGAGGGACATGCCGGCTTCAAGTGGTATCAGATTTCACATCCTGCCTCACACAGGCAGAACAACTGGGCAGCAGTGTAAAGGACGCTGCTTCCTTGGTGAGTAGCACTTTCTCCTGACACGGCTCACGCCGAGGTAAGTTTCACGCATCGCCATGTTCTACACTGTTCTCttcataaccactaggctaccctggggcgacagggtagcctagtggttagagcgttggactagtaaccggaaggttaccggaaggttgcaagttcaaacccccgagctgacaaggtacaaatctgttgttctgtccctgaacaggcagttaacccactgttcctaggccgtcattgaaaataagaatttgttcttaactgatcttgcctggttaaacaaaggtaaaataaaataaatactgcaCTACTTCTAGCCAGGGCTCATAGGGccaaagtactgcactatatttgagggcttcaagttccttgttgtccacatcaccaacaaactaacactgtccaaacacaccaagacagtcgtgaagagggcacgacaaaacctatttcccctcaggaaactaaaaagatttgcatgggtcctcagatcctcaaaaggttctacagctgcaccatcgagagcatcctgactggttgcatcaccgcctggtacggcaactgctcagcctccgaccgcaaggcactacagagtgtagtgcgtatggcccagtacatcactggggccaagcttcctgcctgagtcatagcctgttctctctgctaccacacggtaagcggtaccggagcactaagtctaggtccaagaggcttccaaacagcttctaccccccaagccataagactcctgaacagctaatcaaatggctacccagactatttgcattgccaccctccctcttctacactgctgctactctctgttgtcgtcatctatgcatagtcacttaattaactctacctacatacatgtacatattacctcaactaaccgtcgcc encodes the following:
- the LOC135552343 gene encoding uncharacterized protein LOC135552343, producing MWRSQYEEVSVRGGLSTKRSQYEEVSVRGGLSTKRSQYEEVSVRGGLSTRRSQYEEVSVRGGLSTRRSQYEEVSVRGGLSTKRSQYEEVSVRGGLSTRRSQYEEVSNPQTAQLQSSTTPNSPTPVLQYPQQPKSRTPVPPAAQIQNSSTPSSPTPVLQYPQQPNSSPPNPNSPTPVLQNPQQPNVSPPEPPTAQLQSSRTPNSPTPVLQNHQQPNSCPPEPQQPNASPPEPPTAQLQSSRTPHSQSLVLQYPTAQLQSFRTPNSPTPCLQNPQQPNSMPPEPPTAQLQSSTTPNSPIPVLQYPQQPNSMPPEPPTAQLHASRTPNSPTPCLQNPQQPNSSPPLPLTAQLQSSSTPSSPTPCLQHPQQPNSMSPEPPTAQSQIQNSSTPNSPTPELQYTQQPNSRTPVHPTAQLQNSSTPNSPTPEFQYPQQPNSRTPVPPTAQHQFSRTPNIPTPVLQIPNSPTPVLQIPQQPNSSPPEPPTAQLQSSSTPNSPTPVLQNPQHPNSSPPDPKQPNSSPPDPPTAQLQSSRTPNSPTPVLQYPLQPKSRTPVPLTAQLQSSRNPHSPSLVLQYPQQPNSRAPEPPTSQLQNSSTPSSPTPELQYPQQPNSSPPPNSSPPVPPAAQLQNSSTPNSPTPEFQYPQQPNSRTPVPPTAQLQNSSTPSSPTPELQYPQQPNFSPPVPPAAQLLSSSTPSSPTPELQYPQQSNSRIPVPPTAQLQNPQQPNSSPPEPPTAQLQNSSTPNSPTPHNSRTPVPQAAQLQNSSNPSSPTPVLQYPQQPNSCPPVPPAAQLQNSSTPNSPTPEFQ